A genomic window from Carassius auratus strain Wakin chromosome 19, ASM336829v1, whole genome shotgun sequence includes:
- the LOC113119582 gene encoding ankyrin repeat and MYND domain-containing protein 2-like, with product MTTNLNPVKMVMLVKEDPLLMDVIALEKGYRVMDLLCEQCVKLQDMNEVLAMKLHYISCVLQKCLAFLQERDENLDALLKSLLKGRDSDGFPQYLEKFIHDCIRKFPYCEATLLQQLVRSIAPVGNDPTVFSVLTQAPTAQMVLMDTEYCDACGEKCSFCKMVVYCGPTCQRLYWFTHKRQRKTPVSQRGSRQPKLRELSSHGMSQPRAV from the exons ATGACTACTAACCTCAATCCTGTCAAG ATGGTGATGCTGGTGAAGGAGGACCCCTTATTGATGGATGTGATTGCACTGGAGAAGGGCTACCGTGTGATGGATCTGCTCTGTGAGCAGTGTGTGAAACTGCAGGATATGAATGAGGTACTGGCCATGAAGTTGCACTACATCAGCTGCGTGCTACAGAAGTGTCTGGCCTTCCTGCAGGAACGTGATGAAAACCTGGATGCCCTGTTGAAGAG CCTTCTGAAAGGAAGAGACAGTGATGGCTTCCCTCAGTACCTGGAGAAATTCATTCATGATTGTATCCGGAAGTTTCCCTATTGCGAAGCAACACTGCTGCAACAGCTGGTCCGAAGTATAGCGCCTGTG GGGAACGACCCCACAGTCTTCTCGGTTCTGACCCAGGCACCGACAGCCCAGATGGTGCTTATGGACACTGAGTACTGTGATGCATGTGGAGAGAAGTGCTCCTTCTGTAAAATG GTGGTTTACTGTGGGCCGACGTGTCAGAGGCTGTACTGGTTCACTCATAAGAGGCAGCGCAAAACTCCTGTGTCACAGAGAGGCAGCCGCCAACCCAAACTGAGAGAACTCTCTAGCCATG
- the sostdc1b gene encoding sclerostin domain-containing protein 1b, which produces MPLSTCEYQLLFLLCFLIKSCHAFKNVATEEFNGHMVASSHQPPNNASLNRVRNGGRRTESRDQTEQHQVGCRELRSTKYISDGQCTSLNPVKELVCAGECLPTHLLPNWIGGGHYWSRRDAQEWRCVTERTRIQRIKLQCQDGSTRTYKITAVTSCTCKRYTRQNNESSHAPQSPSRDHPLQSPKKKKSKNKNSKPNSKNE; this is translated from the exons ATGCCCCTCAGCACATGCGAATACCAGCTGCTGTTTCTGCTCTGCTTTCTGATAAAAAGCTGTCATGCTTTCAAAAATGTTGCCACTGAAGAGTTCAATGGGCACATGGTCGCATCATCTCACCAGCCTCCAAATAATGCCTCCTTAAATCGAGTGCGCAACGGAGGAAGACGAACGGAGAGCCGAGACCAAACCG AACAGCACCAGGTTGGTTGCAGGGAGCTGAGATCAACTAAATATATATCTGACGGCCAGTGCACCAGCCTGAATCCCGTCAAGGAGTTAGTGTGTGCTGGAGAATGTCTACCCACCCACCTGTTGCCCAACTGGATCGGTGGAGGTCACTACTGGAGCAGACGGGACGCCCAAGAGTGGCGCTGCGTCACCGAGCGCACACGCATCCAGCGCATTAAACTCCAGTGCCAGGACGGCAGCACGCGCACCTACAAGATCACCGCCGTCACATCCTGCACCTGCAAGAGATACACGCGCCAAAACAACGAGTCCTCTCATGCCCCTCAGAGTCCCTCACGGGATCATCCACTGCAGAGCcccaagaagaaaaaaagcaaaaataaaaactcaaagcctaattctaaaaatgaataa